A region of Arabidopsis thaliana chromosome 5, partial sequence DNA encodes the following proteins:
- the FAR7 gene encoding fatty acid reductase 7 encodes MCKRYDVALGINTFGAINVLNFAKKCVKPKLLLHVSTVYVCGERPGHIVEKHFAMGESLNGKNKVDINTERRLADQKSKQFKEQGCSEEETEQAMKDFGLKRARLYGWPNTYVFTKAMGEMLLGHYRETMPIVIIRPTIITSTFSDPFPGWIEGLKTVDSVIIFYGKGILKCFLVDQKTVCDIIPVDMVVNAMIAIAADHCHDSGSHTVYHVGSSNQNPVIYKQIYEMMSRYFMKSPLVGRNGMLIVPKVTRISTLARFRVYTNLRYKLPIQILGLLSVISLSQRDKFALHNRKFKMAMRLVKLYKPYVLFKGIFDDKNMETLRIKNEAKDMEKLFGTNPKCIDWEDYFMIRISLAS; translated from the exons ATGTGTAAAAGATACGATGTTGCACTTGGAATCAACACATTTGGAGCAATCAATGTCCTTAACTTTGCTAAGAAATGTGTGAAACCAAAATTGCTTCTCCATGTGTCAACTG TTTATGTTTGTGGGGAAAGACCGGGACACATAGTAGAGAAACATTTTGCAATGGGAGAGAGCCTTAACGGTAAAAACAAAGTAGACATTAATACCGAAAGGCGATTGGCAGAtcagaaatcaaaacaattcaaAGAACAAGGTTGTTCCGAGGAAGAAACTGAACAAGCCATGAAAGATTTCGGATTAAAAAG GGCAAGACTTTATGGGTGGCCAAACACATATGTCTTCACCAAAGCAATGGGAGAAATGCTTCTTGGACACTATAGAGAAACTATGCCAATTGTAATCATACGTCCCACAATAATCACAAGCACTTTCTCGGACCCATTTCCTGGTTGGATTGAAGGTTTAAA AACTGTAGACAGTGTGATTATATTCTACGGGAAGGGAATTCTTAAGTGTTTTCTCGTCGATCAAAAGACAGTATGTGATATT ATACCGGTTGATATGGTCGTAAACGCAATGATTGCAATCGCAGCTGACCATTGCCATGATTCTGGAAGTCATACAGTTTACCATGTCGGCTCATCTAACCAAAATCCGgtgatatataaacaaatttatgagATGATGAGTCGTTATTTCATGAAAAGCCCTCTTGTCGGACGTAATGGTATGCTTATAGTTCCAAAAGTTACAAGAATATCCACACTGGCTAGGTTCCGTGTATACACAAATCTTCGCTATAAATTACCTATACAG ataTTGGGATTACTTAGTGTTATTTCCCTATCCCAAAGAGATAAATTTGCACTTCACAACCGTAAATTCAAGATGGCCATGAGATTGGTGAAACTTTACAAGCCTTATGTACTCTTCAAGGGCAT ATTTGATGATAAAAACATGGAAACTTTACGTATCAAGAATGAAGCCAAAGATATGGAGAAATTGTTTGGCACCAACCCCAAATGCATTGATTGGGAAGACTATTTTATGATACGCATATCCCTGGCCTCATGA
- the FAR7 gene encoding fatty acid reductase 7 (fatty acid reductase 7 (FAR7); FUNCTIONS IN: oxidoreductase activity, acting on the CH-CH group of donors, binding, catalytic activity; INVOLVED IN: microsporogenesis, metabolic process; LOCATED IN: cellular_component unknown; EXPRESSED IN: petal, embryo, sepal, flower, stamen; EXPRESSED DURING: 4 anthesis, C globular stage, petal differentiation and expansion stage; CONTAINS InterPro DOMAIN/s: Male sterility (InterPro:IPR004262), NAD(P)-binding domain (InterPro:IPR016040), Male sterility, NAD-binding (InterPro:IPR013120); BEST Arabidopsis thaliana protein match is: fatty acid reductase 1 (TAIR:AT5G22500.1); Has 1952 Blast hits to 1452 proteins in 164 species: Archae - 0; Bacteria - 126; Metazoa - 1242; Fungi - 14; Plants - 452; Viruses - 0; Other Eukaryotes - 118 (source: NCBI BLink).) gives MEPNCVQFLENRTILVTGASGFLAKVLVERILRLQPNVKRLYLLVRASDKKSAEQRYDVALGINTFGAINVLNFAKKCVKPKLLLHVSTVYVCGERPGHIVEKHFAMGESLNGKNKVDINTERRLADQKSKQFKEQGCSEEETEQAMKDFGLKRARLYGWPNTYVFTKAMGEMLLGHYRETMPIVIIRPTIITSTFSDPFPGWIEGLKTVDSVIIFYGKGILKCFLVDQKTVCDIIPVDMVVNAMIAIAADHCHDSGSHTVYHVGSSNQNPVIYKQIYEMMSRYFMKSPLVGRNGMLIVPKVTRISTLARFRVYTNLRYKLPIQILGLLSVISLSQRDKFALHNRKFKMAMRLVKLYKPYVLFKGIFDDKNMETLRIKNEAKDMEKLFGTNPKCIDWEDYFMIRISLAS, from the exons ATGGAACCAAATTGTGTTCAGTTTCTTGAGAACAGGACAATTCTCGTCACTGGCGCTTCCGGTTTCCTTGCTAAAG TTCTCGTGGAGCGGATTCTGAGATTGCAACCAAATGTGAAGAGGCTCTACCTCCTCGTAAGAGCATCCGACAAGAAGTCTGCGGAACAACG ATACGATGTTGCACTTGGAATCAACACATTTGGAGCAATCAATGTCCTTAACTTTGCTAAGAAATGTGTGAAACCAAAATTGCTTCTCCATGTGTCAACTG TTTATGTTTGTGGGGAAAGACCGGGACACATAGTAGAGAAACATTTTGCAATGGGAGAGAGCCTTAACGGTAAAAACAAAGTAGACATTAATACCGAAAGGCGATTGGCAGAtcagaaatcaaaacaattcaaAGAACAAGGTTGTTCCGAGGAAGAAACTGAACAAGCCATGAAAGATTTCGGATTAAAAAG GGCAAGACTTTATGGGTGGCCAAACACATATGTCTTCACCAAAGCAATGGGAGAAATGCTTCTTGGACACTATAGAGAAACTATGCCAATTGTAATCATACGTCCCACAATAATCACAAGCACTTTCTCGGACCCATTTCCTGGTTGGATTGAAGGTTTAAA AACTGTAGACAGTGTGATTATATTCTACGGGAAGGGAATTCTTAAGTGTTTTCTCGTCGATCAAAAGACAGTATGTGATATT ATACCGGTTGATATGGTCGTAAACGCAATGATTGCAATCGCAGCTGACCATTGCCATGATTCTGGAAGTCATACAGTTTACCATGTCGGCTCATCTAACCAAAATCCGgtgatatataaacaaatttatgagATGATGAGTCGTTATTTCATGAAAAGCCCTCTTGTCGGACGTAATGGTATGCTTATAGTTCCAAAAGTTACAAGAATATCCACACTGGCTAGGTTCCGTGTATACACAAATCTTCGCTATAAATTACCTATACAG ataTTGGGATTACTTAGTGTTATTTCCCTATCCCAAAGAGATAAATTTGCACTTCACAACCGTAAATTCAAGATGGCCATGAGATTGGTGAAACTTTACAAGCCTTATGTACTCTTCAAGGGCAT ATTTGATGATAAAAACATGGAAACTTTACGTATCAAGAATGAAGCCAAAGATATGGAGAAATTGTTTGGCACCAACCCCAAATGCATTGATTGGGAAGACTATTTTATGATACGCATATCCCTGGCCTCATGA
- a CDS encoding Ribosomal protein L1p/L10e family (Ribosomal protein L1p/L10e family; FUNCTIONS IN: structural constituent of ribosome, RNA binding; INVOLVED IN: translation, RNA processing; LOCATED IN: cytosolic ribosome, ribosome, cytosolic large ribosomal subunit; EXPRESSED IN: 22 plant structures; EXPRESSED DURING: 13 growth stages; CONTAINS InterPro DOMAIN/s: Ribosomal protein L1 (InterPro:IPR002143), Ribosomal protein L1, 2-layer alpha/beta-sandwich (InterPro:IPR016094); BEST Arabidopsis thaliana protein match is: Ribosomal protein L1p/L10e family (TAIR:AT1G08360.1); Has 4875 Blast hits to 4874 proteins in 1649 species: Archae - 280; Bacteria - 2611; Metazoa - 459; Fungi - 187; Plants - 522; Viruses - 0; Other Eukaryotes - 816 (source: NCBI BLink).): MSKLQSEAVREAISSIITHCKETKPRNFTETIELQIGLKNYDPQKDKRFSGSVKLPHVPRPKMKICMLGDAQHVEEAEKIGLESMDVEALKKLNKNKKLVKKLAKKFHAFLASESVIKQIPRLLGPGLNKAGKFPTLVSHQESLESKVNETKATVKFQLKKVLCMGVAVGNLSMEEKQIFQNVQMSVNFLVSLLKKNWQNVRCLYLKSTMGPPNRVF, encoded by the exons ATGAG TAAGCTTCAGAGTGAAGCCGTGAGAGAGGCAATAAGCTCCATTATCACTCACTGTAAGGAGACAAAGCCACGCAACTTCACTGAGACTATTGAACTCCAGATTGGTCTCAAGAACTATGACCCTCAAAAGGACAAGAGATTTAGCGGTTCTGTGAAATTGCCTCACGTTCCTAGGCCAAAGATGAAGATTTGCATGCTTGGTGATGCCCAGCACGTCGAAGAG GCTGAGAAGATTGGATTGGAATCTATGGATGTTGAAGCTCTTAAGAAGttgaacaagaacaagaaacttGTTAAGAAGCTTGCTAAGAAATTCCATGCTTTCCTTGCTTCTGAATCTGTCATTAAGCAGATTCCTCGTCTTCTTGGTCCTGGTCTCAACAAGGCAG GAAAATTCCCAACTCTTGTTAGCCACCAAGAGTCTTTGGAATCCAAAGTGAATGAGACAAAGGCAACAGTGAAGTTCCAGCTCAAGAAGGTTCTATGTATGGGAGTTGCTGTCGGTAATCTTTCCATGGAGGAGAAGCAGATCTTTCAAAATGTTCAGATGAGTGTTAACTTCCTCGTTTCTCTCTTGAAGAAAAACTGGCAAAAT GTGAGGTGCTTGTACTTGAAGAGCACAATGGGTCCACCAAACCGAGTTTTCTAa
- the FAR7 gene encoding fatty acid reductase 7: MGESLNGKNKVDINTERRLADQKSKQFKEQGCSEEETEQAMKDFGLKRARLYGWPNTYVFTKAMGEMLLGHYRETMPIVIIRPTIITSTFSDPFPGWIEGLKTVDSVIIFYGKGILKCFLVDQKTVCDIIPVDMVVNAMIAIAADHCHDSGSHTVYHVGSSNQNPVIYKQIYEMMSRYFMKSPLVGRNGMLIVPKVTRISTLARFRVYTNLRYKLPIQILGLLSVISLSQRDKFALHNRKFKMAMRLVKLYKPYVLFKGIFDDKNMETLRIKNEAKDMEKLFGTNPKCIDWEDYFMIRISLAS, from the exons ATGGGAGAGAGCCTTAACGGTAAAAACAAAGTAGACATTAATACCGAAAGGCGATTGGCAGAtcagaaatcaaaacaattcaaAGAACAAGGTTGTTCCGAGGAAGAAACTGAACAAGCCATGAAAGATTTCGGATTAAAAAG GGCAAGACTTTATGGGTGGCCAAACACATATGTCTTCACCAAAGCAATGGGAGAAATGCTTCTTGGACACTATAGAGAAACTATGCCAATTGTAATCATACGTCCCACAATAATCACAAGCACTTTCTCGGACCCATTTCCTGGTTGGATTGAAGGTTTAAA AACTGTAGACAGTGTGATTATATTCTACGGGAAGGGAATTCTTAAGTGTTTTCTCGTCGATCAAAAGACAGTATGTGATATT ATACCGGTTGATATGGTCGTAAACGCAATGATTGCAATCGCAGCTGACCATTGCCATGATTCTGGAAGTCATACAGTTTACCATGTCGGCTCATCTAACCAAAATCCGgtgatatataaacaaatttatgagATGATGAGTCGTTATTTCATGAAAAGCCCTCTTGTCGGACGTAATGGTATGCTTATAGTTCCAAAAGTTACAAGAATATCCACACTGGCTAGGTTCCGTGTATACACAAATCTTCGCTATAAATTACCTATACAG ataTTGGGATTACTTAGTGTTATTTCCCTATCCCAAAGAGATAAATTTGCACTTCACAACCGTAAATTCAAGATGGCCATGAGATTGGTGAAACTTTACAAGCCTTATGTACTCTTCAAGGGCAT ATTTGATGATAAAAACATGGAAACTTTACGTATCAAGAATGAAGCCAAAGATATGGAGAAATTGTTTGGCACCAACCCCAAATGCATTGATTGGGAAGACTATTTTATGATACGCATATCCCTGGCCTCATGA
- the FAR7 gene encoding fatty acid reductase 7 produces MRVYVCGERPGHIVEKHFAMGESLNGKNKVDINTERRLADQKSKQFKEQGCSEEETEQAMKDFGLKRARLYGWPNTYVFTKAMGEMLLGHYRETMPIVIIRPTIITSTFSDPFPGWIEGLKTVDSVIIFYGKGILKCFLVDQKTVCDIIPVDMVVNAMIAIAADHCHDSGSHTVYHVGSSNQNPVIYKQIYEMMSRYFMKSPLVGRNGMLIVPKVTRISTLARFRVYTNLRYKLPIQILGLLSVISLSQRDKFALHNRKFKMAMRLVKLYKPYVLFKGIFDDKNMETLRIKNEAKDMEKLFGTNPKCIDWEDYFMIRISLAS; encoded by the exons ATGAGAG TTTATGTTTGTGGGGAAAGACCGGGACACATAGTAGAGAAACATTTTGCAATGGGAGAGAGCCTTAACGGTAAAAACAAAGTAGACATTAATACCGAAAGGCGATTGGCAGAtcagaaatcaaaacaattcaaAGAACAAGGTTGTTCCGAGGAAGAAACTGAACAAGCCATGAAAGATTTCGGATTAAAAAG GGCAAGACTTTATGGGTGGCCAAACACATATGTCTTCACCAAAGCAATGGGAGAAATGCTTCTTGGACACTATAGAGAAACTATGCCAATTGTAATCATACGTCCCACAATAATCACAAGCACTTTCTCGGACCCATTTCCTGGTTGGATTGAAGGTTTAAA AACTGTAGACAGTGTGATTATATTCTACGGGAAGGGAATTCTTAAGTGTTTTCTCGTCGATCAAAAGACAGTATGTGATATT ATACCGGTTGATATGGTCGTAAACGCAATGATTGCAATCGCAGCTGACCATTGCCATGATTCTGGAAGTCATACAGTTTACCATGTCGGCTCATCTAACCAAAATCCGgtgatatataaacaaatttatgagATGATGAGTCGTTATTTCATGAAAAGCCCTCTTGTCGGACGTAATGGTATGCTTATAGTTCCAAAAGTTACAAGAATATCCACACTGGCTAGGTTCCGTGTATACACAAATCTTCGCTATAAATTACCTATACAG ataTTGGGATTACTTAGTGTTATTTCCCTATCCCAAAGAGATAAATTTGCACTTCACAACCGTAAATTCAAGATGGCCATGAGATTGGTGAAACTTTACAAGCCTTATGTACTCTTCAAGGGCAT ATTTGATGATAAAAACATGGAAACTTTACGTATCAAGAATGAAGCCAAAGATATGGAGAAATTGTTTGGCACCAACCCCAAATGCATTGATTGGGAAGACTATTTTATGATACGCATATCCCTGGCCTCATGA
- the FAR7 gene encoding fatty acid reductase 7 translates to MMQDIDIIISSAATTRFDERYDVALGINTFGAINVLNFAKKCVKPKLLLHVSTVYVCGERPGHIVEKHFAMGESLNGKNKVDINTERRLADQKSKQFKEQGCSEEETEQAMKDFGLKRARLYGWPNTYVFTKAMGEMLLGHYRETMPIVIIRPTIITSTFSDPFPGWIEGLKTVDSVIIFYGKGILKCFLVDQKTVCDIIPVDMVVNAMIAIAADHCHDSGSHTVYHVGSSNQNPVIYKQIYEMMSRYFMKSPLVGRNGMLIVPKVTRISTLARFRVYTNLRYKLPIQILGLLSVISLSQRDKFALHNRKFKMAMRLVKLYKPYVLFKGIFDDKNMETLRIKNEAKDMEKLFGTNPKCIDWEDYFMIRISLAS, encoded by the exons ATGATGCAAGATATCGACATTATTATAAGTTCTGCTGCCACCACGAGATTCGATGAGAG ATACGATGTTGCACTTGGAATCAACACATTTGGAGCAATCAATGTCCTTAACTTTGCTAAGAAATGTGTGAAACCAAAATTGCTTCTCCATGTGTCAACTG TTTATGTTTGTGGGGAAAGACCGGGACACATAGTAGAGAAACATTTTGCAATGGGAGAGAGCCTTAACGGTAAAAACAAAGTAGACATTAATACCGAAAGGCGATTGGCAGAtcagaaatcaaaacaattcaaAGAACAAGGTTGTTCCGAGGAAGAAACTGAACAAGCCATGAAAGATTTCGGATTAAAAAG GGCAAGACTTTATGGGTGGCCAAACACATATGTCTTCACCAAAGCAATGGGAGAAATGCTTCTTGGACACTATAGAGAAACTATGCCAATTGTAATCATACGTCCCACAATAATCACAAGCACTTTCTCGGACCCATTTCCTGGTTGGATTGAAGGTTTAAA AACTGTAGACAGTGTGATTATATTCTACGGGAAGGGAATTCTTAAGTGTTTTCTCGTCGATCAAAAGACAGTATGTGATATT ATACCGGTTGATATGGTCGTAAACGCAATGATTGCAATCGCAGCTGACCATTGCCATGATTCTGGAAGTCATACAGTTTACCATGTCGGCTCATCTAACCAAAATCCGgtgatatataaacaaatttatgagATGATGAGTCGTTATTTCATGAAAAGCCCTCTTGTCGGACGTAATGGTATGCTTATAGTTCCAAAAGTTACAAGAATATCCACACTGGCTAGGTTCCGTGTATACACAAATCTTCGCTATAAATTACCTATACAG ataTTGGGATTACTTAGTGTTATTTCCCTATCCCAAAGAGATAAATTTGCACTTCACAACCGTAAATTCAAGATGGCCATGAGATTGGTGAAACTTTACAAGCCTTATGTACTCTTCAAGGGCAT ATTTGATGATAAAAACATGGAAACTTTACGTATCAAGAATGAAGCCAAAGATATGGAGAAATTGTTTGGCACCAACCCCAAATGCATTGATTGGGAAGACTATTTTATGATACGCATATCCCTGGCCTCATGA
- a CDS encoding Pollen Ole e 1 allergen and extensin family protein (Pollen Ole e 1 allergen and extensin family protein; CONTAINS InterPro DOMAIN/s: Pollen Ole e 1 allergen/extensin (InterPro:IPR006041); BEST Arabidopsis thaliana protein match is: Pollen Ole e 1 allergen and extensin family protein (TAIR:AT2G27385.3); Has 30201 Blast hits to 17322 proteins in 780 species: Archae - 12; Bacteria - 1396; Metazoa - 17338; Fungi - 3422; Plants - 5037; Viruses - 0; Other Eukaryotes - 2996 (source: NCBI BLink).), with amino-acid sequence MANQAAAAAFFLFALAVFSNLELSASSLVSGKISCLDCHRDFDFSGIKVLLKCDGEKKQITAVAAADGSFRSVLPTADKKGSINCLAKLLGGPEQLYAHKHNLVSELVKSKHDSKVLTTSNPLAFSLSCPKPSRDDIGSMIGDSKTINFPGAGGFGFPPASFFPFLPIIGIP; translated from the exons ATGGCGAATCAAGCAGCTGCTGCAGCATTCTTCCTTTTCGCTTTAGCCGTCTTCTCCAACTTGGAGCTCTCAGCTTCTTCACTTGTCAGTGGCAAGATCTCTTGCCTTGACTGCCACCGCGATTTCGACTTCTCAG gCATTAAGGTCCTCCTTAAATGCGAcggagagaagaaacaaataaccGCGGTGGCAGCTGCAGACGGATCTTTCCGGTCAGTGCTTCCAACGGCTGACAAAAAAGGCTCCATAAATTGTCTTGCAAAGCTCTTGGGAGGCCCTGAGCAACTCTATGCTCACAAACACAACTTGGTCTCTGAATTGGTCAAATCTAAACACGATTCCAAAGTTTTAACTACCTCAAACCCACTtgccttctctctctcctgCCCCAAACCATCCCGAGATGATATCGGAAGTATGATCGGAGATTCCAAGACTATTAATTTTCCGGGGGCAGGAGGTTTTGGATTCCCACCTGCCAGCTTCTTTCCCTTCTTACCAATCATTGGTATCCCATGA